A stretch of Manis javanica isolate MJ-LG chromosome 1, MJ_LKY, whole genome shotgun sequence DNA encodes these proteins:
- the PELO gene encoding protein pelota homolog, whose translation MKLVRKDIEKDNAGQVTLVPEEPEDMWHTYNLVQVGDSLRASTIRKVQTESSTGSVGSNRVRTTLTLCVEAIDFDSQACQLRVKGTNIQENEYVKMGAYHTIELEPNRQFTLAKKQWDSVVLERIEQACDPAWSADVAAVVMHEGLAHICLVTPSMTLTRAKVEVNIPRKRKGNCSQHDRALERFYEQVVQAIQRHINFDVVKCILVASPGFVREQFCDYMFQQAVKTDNKVLLENRSKFLQVHASSGHKYSLKEALCDPTVANRLSDTKAAGEVKALDDFYKMLQHEPDRAFYGLKQVEKANEAMAVDTLLISDELFRHQDVATRSRYVKLVDSVKENAGTVRIFSSLHVSGEQLSQLTGVAAILRFPVPELSDQEDDSSSEED comes from the exons ATGAAACTCGTGAGGAAGGACATTGAGAAAGACAATGCGGGCCAGGTGACCCTGGTCCCCGAAGAACCTGAAGACATGTGGCACACCTACAATCTAGTGCAGGTGGGCGACAGCTTGCGCGCCTCCACCATCCGCAAGGTACAGACTGAGTCCTCCACCGGCAGCGTTGGAAGCAACCGGGTCCGCACTACCCTCACTCTCTGCGTGGAGGCCATCGACTTCGACTCTCAAGCCTGCCAGCTGCGAGTTAAGGGGACCAACATCCAAGAGAATGAGTATGTCAAGATGGGGGCTTACCACACTATCGAGCTGGAGCCCAACCGCCAGTTCACCCTGGCCAAGAAACAGTGGGACAGTGTGGTTCTGGAGCGCATCGAGCAGGCCTGTGACCCAGCCTGGAGTGCCGATGTGGCAGCTGTGGTCATGCATGAAGGCCTTGCCCATATCTGCTTAGTCACTCCCAGCATGACTCTCACTCGGGCCAAGGTGGAGGTGAATATCCCTAGGAAACGGAAAGGCAACTGCTCCCAGCACGACCGGGCCTTAGAGCGATTCTATGAACAGGTGGTCCAGGCCATCCAGCGCCACATAAACTTTGATGTCGTAAAATGCATCCTGGTAGCCAGCCCAGGATTTGTGAGGGAGCAGTTCTGCGACTACATGTTTCAACAAGCAGTGAAGACCGACAACAAAGTGCTCCTGGAAAACCGGTCCAAGTTCCTTCAG GTACATGCCTCCTCTGGACACAAATATTCCCTGAAAGAGGCCCTTTGTGACCCTACTGTAGCTAACCGCCTTTCAGACACTAAAGCTGCTGGGGAAGTAAAAGCCTTGGATGACTTCTATAAAATGTTACAACATGAACCTGACCGAGCTTTTTATGGACTCAAGCAGGTGGAGAAAGCTAATGAGGCTATGGCAGTTGACACACTGCTCATCAGTGATGAGCTCTTCAGGCACCAGGATGTAGCCACACGGAGCCGGTATGTGAAGCTGGTGGACAGTGTGAAAGAGAATGCAGGCACTGTTAGGATATTCTCTAGTCTTCATGTATCTGGGGAACAGCTCAGCCAATTGACTGGAGTAGCTGCCATTCTTCGCTTCCCTGTCCCTGAACTTTCCGACCAAGAGGATGATTCCAGTTCTGAAGAAGATTAA